One part of the Phycisphaeraceae bacterium genome encodes these proteins:
- a CDS encoding M48 family metalloprotease: protein MATHTHVRTGLSRLAMLAVAVVGAVAFIGCTTNEATGKRIITFMSMDQELALGAEAAPQFTAEYGGQVPDEKLQQYVTNIGNSMAVYAEGGYDEIPWTFTLLNSPVINAFALPGGKVFFSRGLAEKLDSEAEMAGVIGHEIGHVTAQHGNQRMSSSTLLQALVMGAVVVAGTADEGSDLHRAAQVGVPALSVGGQLVLLKFGRDEELEADRLGVRYMTKAGYNPLGQLRVMQILKAASSGGRQPDILSTHPNPDDRIAQIQYLLENDYAFTQNDPQFQLFEQRYDNQFLNRVKQLPPPPKPQANGRRGVMTPYWCLNCQQTFKSNAKRRKPVARGQVQILSP, encoded by the coding sequence ATGGCAACACACACACACGTTCGAACGGGTCTGTCTCGTCTCGCGATGCTCGCAGTTGCAGTCGTTGGTGCTGTCGCGTTCATCGGGTGCACGACCAACGAGGCGACTGGTAAACGCATTATCACATTCATGAGCATGGATCAGGAACTCGCGCTCGGTGCTGAGGCTGCTCCGCAGTTCACCGCTGAATATGGCGGCCAGGTCCCGGACGAGAAACTCCAGCAGTATGTGACCAACATTGGCAACTCGATGGCTGTGTATGCCGAGGGCGGGTACGACGAGATCCCGTGGACATTTACTTTGCTTAACAGTCCTGTCATCAATGCGTTCGCACTTCCGGGCGGCAAGGTGTTCTTTTCGCGCGGGCTCGCGGAGAAACTCGACAGTGAGGCGGAGATGGCTGGTGTCATCGGTCACGAGATCGGGCACGTGACTGCGCAGCATGGCAACCAGCGCATGAGTTCATCGACGCTGCTCCAGGCACTGGTGATGGGCGCTGTGGTGGTTGCTGGTACAGCTGACGAAGGATCGGATCTGCATCGTGCTGCGCAGGTCGGCGTTCCTGCGCTCTCGGTTGGTGGACAACTCGTGCTGCTGAAGTTCGGCCGCGACGAGGAACTCGAAGCGGATAGGCTCGGCGTGCGCTACATGACAAAGGCGGGGTACAACCCCCTCGGCCAGCTGCGCGTTATGCAAATTCTCAAGGCTGCTTCGAGTGGTGGTCGTCAGCCGGACATTCTCTCAACCCATCCCAATCCGGACGATCGCATCGCGCAGATCCAGTATCTGCTCGAAAACGACTACGCGTTTACACAGAATGATCCGCAGTTTCAGCTCTTTGAGCAGCGATATGACAACCAGTTCCTGAATCGTGTGAAGCAACTGCCGCCACCGCCCAAGCCGCAGGCAAACGGTCGTCGTGGCGTGATGACACCGTACTGGTGCCTGAACTGTCAGCAGACATTCAAGAGCAATGCGAAGCGGCGCAAGCCAGTAGCGAGAGGCCAAGTTCAGATCTTGTCGCCGTAA
- the ubiE gene encoding bifunctional demethylmenaquinone methyltransferase/2-methoxy-6-polyprenyl-1,4-benzoquinol methylase UbiE, whose protein sequence is MTSSAPAQTPSPTTAGWSDAELNRAENPHANPEKAAKVRSMFAAIARSYDLNNRVHSLWRDQAWRRAAVKSVNLKPTDDVLDCACGTGDLSLAFAKAGARSVVGLDFTREMLDYAEIKRDNANASNTTFIEGDAMQLPFDDASFDVVSIAFGIRNVTDPTKCIAEMFRVLRPGGKLVILEFDQPKFAPMRWFNSIYCAHIMPVTATLISRDKSGAYKYLPRSVSTFMQRETMLANLANAGLAGAKAASLTFGICAMYRADKPV, encoded by the coding sequence ATGACAAGTTCGGCACCCGCACAAACACCTTCCCCAACAACTGCCGGGTGGTCTGATGCCGAACTCAATCGTGCTGAAAATCCGCATGCGAACCCTGAAAAAGCTGCGAAGGTGAGATCCATGTTCGCAGCGATTGCGCGCAGCTACGACCTGAACAACCGCGTCCACTCGCTCTGGCGTGATCAGGCGTGGCGACGAGCCGCTGTGAAATCGGTGAACCTGAAACCAACCGACGATGTGCTCGACTGCGCCTGCGGCACGGGCGATCTCTCGCTCGCGTTTGCAAAGGCTGGCGCACGATCGGTCGTTGGTCTGGACTTTACACGCGAGATGCTCGACTACGCCGAGATCAAACGTGACAATGCCAACGCATCAAACACAACCTTCATTGAGGGAGACGCGATGCAACTCCCGTTCGATGACGCGTCGTTCGATGTTGTATCGATTGCGTTTGGCATCCGCAACGTTACTGATCCAACAAAGTGCATCGCTGAGATGTTCCGCGTGCTCCGTCCGGGTGGCAAGCTCGTCATACTTGAGTTTGATCAACCGAAGTTCGCGCCGATGCGATGGTTCAACTCGATCTACTGCGCCCACATCATGCCGGTGACAGCAACACTCATCAGCCGCGACAAATCCGGCGCATATAAGTACCTGCCACGCTCTGTGAGCACGTTCATGCAGCGCGAAACGATGCTTGCCAACCTCGCCAACGCCGGGCTTGCAGGCGCAAAGGCAGCATCGCTTACCTTTGGCATCTGCGCAATGTATCGTGCAGACAAACCAGTCTAA